Proteins encoded by one window of Bacteroidia bacterium:
- a CDS encoding SurA N-terminal domain-containing protein, whose product MAIIGKIRSKAGLLIGIIGLSLVAFILGDLLTSNRSFIQGNTTTAGVIGGKKISIQDFEAKVQQNIENYKLSQGKDQVDQQTTDQLRDQTWGQMLNEELIGKQIAKTGLVVSSDELFDMVQGNDIHPQIKQAFSDPNTKQFDKKNVIQFLKNMDNDQTGRTRAQWVNFENSIKEERLNQKYFDLIKKGLYITTAEAKRDFEAKNKTESARYIMLNYNTIADSTVKLTDADLQKAYNENIKSYEQPEESRKLDYVTFDVVPSNEDRTVAEKYITDLVPAFAASTDDSLFVAQNSDFPVDNSYHKTGTLSPAIEAQMFSEVVGFVSAPYMENNAYYVAKLEGTKMLPDSVQARHILFKTEGKDSLHVKATADSIYNLIKGGAKFDQFAMLSEDPGSAIKGGDLGWFKPGMMVPEFNDFCFDNKKGSLGVVKTNFGYHIIEITDQAGMSKNVRVYVVGRKIEASSKTYQGVFAKANDFAAKNNNGDSYTKAVKDEGLNARNIESLKENDKTVPGLDNARELIRWAYKAKKNDVSTPFELGDKFVVAHLMQIKPEGTLALEDVKEQVEVAARKNKKAEMLTEKINATGAAQSLDGLASKLNTPVQTMENVTFNSPYIPNLGAEMSVIGTMFGLAKDKVSKPIKGEQGVFVVQVTDVKEPQAPANFSESKTQAEQQLQNRSQYETFNALKEKAKVKDYRGKFY is encoded by the coding sequence ATGGCTATTATTGGAAAAATAAGAAGTAAAGCCGGCCTGCTCATAGGTATCATCGGATTAAGCTTAGTAGCATTTATCCTTGGCGACTTGCTCACTTCTAACCGCTCATTCATTCAGGGAAACACCACAACAGCAGGTGTCATTGGTGGAAAGAAAATCTCTATTCAGGATTTTGAAGCCAAAGTTCAGCAGAATATAGAAAACTATAAACTCAGCCAGGGTAAAGATCAGGTTGACCAACAGACAACAGACCAATTGCGTGATCAGACCTGGGGACAGATGCTTAACGAAGAATTAATAGGCAAACAAATTGCTAAAACCGGATTGGTTGTAAGTAGTGATGAATTGTTTGATATGGTTCAGGGTAATGACATTCACCCTCAGATAAAACAAGCATTCAGCGACCCTAACACCAAGCAGTTTGACAAGAAAAACGTAATCCAGTTTTTGAAAAATATGGATAACGATCAGACTGGCCGCACCCGTGCACAGTGGGTTAACTTCGAAAACAGCATTAAAGAAGAAAGACTCAATCAGAAATATTTCGACCTGATTAAAAAAGGACTTTATATAACCACTGCTGAAGCCAAGCGCGACTTTGAAGCAAAGAACAAAACAGAATCGGCTCGTTATATCATGCTAAACTACAATACCATTGCCGACAGTACTGTAAAACTTACTGATGCCGATTTGCAAAAAGCATATAACGAGAATATCAAAAGCTATGAGCAGCCAGAAGAATCGCGAAAACTTGATTATGTGACTTTTGATGTTGTTCCATCTAACGAAGACAGAACGGTGGCAGAAAAATATATTACAGACCTTGTTCCTGCATTTGCTGCAAGTACAGACGACTCATTGTTTGTAGCTCAGAACTCTGATTTTCCCGTTGACAACAGCTACCATAAAACAGGCACACTTTCTCCTGCTATTGAAGCACAAATGTTTTCAGAAGTTGTAGGTTTTGTATCAGCTCCGTATATGGAAAACAATGCCTACTATGTTGCAAAATTAGAAGGCACAAAAATGCTTCCTGACTCTGTTCAGGCACGTCACATTTTATTTAAGACAGAAGGAAAAGATTCATTACATGTAAAAGCAACTGCCGACAGTATTTATAATCTGATAAAAGGAGGTGCTAAATTTGATCAGTTTGCTATGCTTTCTGAAGATCCGGGCTCTGCCATTAAAGGTGGTGACCTTGGCTGGTTTAAACCCGGAATGATGGTTCCTGAATTCAACGATTTTTGTTTTGACAATAAAAAAGGCTCGTTAGGAGTGGTAAAAACAAATTTTGGTTATCATATCATTGAAATCACAGATCAGGCAGGCATGTCAAAAAATGTCAGAGTTTATGTTGTTGGACGTAAAATTGAAGCCAGCTCCAAAACCTATCAAGGTGTATTTGCAAAGGCAAATGATTTTGCAGCAAAAAATAACAATGGCGACAGCTATACTAAAGCCGTAAAAGACGAAGGATTGAATGCCCGCAACATTGAAAGTTTAAAAGAAAATGACAAAACTGTTCCCGGCCTTGACAATGCACGTGAGTTGATACGATGGGCATATAAAGCCAAAAAGAACGATGTTTCAACACCATTTGAATTGGGTGATAAATTTGTGGTGGCACATTTAATGCAAATAAAGCCGGAAGGTACATTGGCACTTGAAGATGTTAAAGAGCAGGTAGAAGTTGCAGCACGCAAAAACAAAAAAGCAGAAATGCTGACTGAAAAAATCAATGCAACCGGTGCAGCACAAAGTCTTGACGGATTGGCTTCAAAGCTAAATACACCGGTACAGACGATGGAAAACGTTACATTTAATTCACCCTACATTCCAAACCTGGGTGCAGAAATGAGTGTTATAGGAACGATGTTTGGATTAGCAAAAGATAAAGTGAGTAAACCTATAAAAGGCGAGCAAGGTGTTTTTGTTGTTCAGGTTACAGATGTAAAAGAGCCACAGGCTCCTGCTAACTTTAGTGAAAGTAAAACTCAGGCAGAGCAACAATTACAAAACCGTTCGCAGTACGAAACCTTTAATGCTTTGAAAGAAAAAGCAAAGGTTAAAGACTACAGAGGTAAGTTCTATTAG
- the purQ gene encoding phosphoribosylformylglycinamidine synthase subunit PurQ, with protein MKFGVVVFPGSNCDEDMVYVLRNILKQPVEKLWHKEHSLRGCDFIVLPGGFSYGDYLRSGAIARFSPIMQEVMEFAAKGGYVLGVCNGFQILCESQLLPGALLHNFSHKFICKNIFIKAETDETILTSSLKIGAAIKIPIAHGEGRFFADEATLNQIESNNQVLFRYCDENGYVTEAANPNGALNNIAGICNEKRNVFGMMPHPERAADPLLGNTDGLGIFKSILNYVDA; from the coding sequence ATGAAATTTGGTGTAGTTGTATTTCCTGGCTCAAACTGTGATGAAGACATGGTTTATGTGTTGCGCAACATATTGAAACAACCGGTAGAAAAATTATGGCATAAAGAACATTCGCTTCGCGGATGTGATTTTATTGTACTTCCCGGAGGCTTTTCTTATGGTGACTACCTGCGTTCGGGTGCCATTGCCCGTTTTTCGCCAATCATGCAGGAAGTGATGGAGTTTGCTGCAAAAGGCGGATATGTTTTAGGCGTGTGTAACGGCTTTCAGATTTTATGCGAATCGCAACTTCTGCCGGGAGCATTGCTACACAACTTCAGTCATAAATTTATCTGTAAAAATATTTTTATAAAAGCCGAGACTGACGAAACCATTCTTACCTCATCATTAAAAATTGGCGCAGCCATTAAAATACCCATTGCCCATGGCGAAGGACGTTTTTTTGCAGATGAAGCTACATTAAATCAGATAGAATCGAACAATCAGGTGCTTTTCCGTTATTGCGATGAGAATGGCTATGTAACAGAAGCTGCTAATCCCAATGGAGCCTTAAACAATATTGCAGGTATCTGTAATGAAAAACGAAATGTTTTTGGAATGATGCCACATCCTGAGCGTGCTGCAGACCCTTTATTGGGTAATACAGATGGACTTGGAATTTTTAAATCTATTCTCAATTATGTTGATGCCTGA
- the ruvB gene encoding Holliday junction branch migration DNA helicase RuvB encodes MNKNLDPASENLSTAEKEIERALRPLSFDDFAGQRKVTENLTVFVKAAVQRGEALDHVLLHGPPGLGKTTLANIIANELNVKIKVTSGPVLDKPGDLAGLLTNLQANDVLFIDEIHRLSPIVEEYLYSAMEDYKIDIMIESGPHARSVQLKINPFTLIGATTRSGLLTSPLRARFGINSRLEYYDARLLQDIVMRSASILKSAIDEEAAFEIARRSRGTPRIANALLRRIRDFAQIKGNGTINIEIARYGLQALNVDIDGLDEMDNRILNAIIEKFKGGPVGLNTIATAVGEEAGTIEEVYEPFLIMEGFLMRTPRGREATEKAFKHLGKKSLKQKGTLFDSES; translated from the coding sequence ATCAATAAAAATCTTGATCCGGCAAGTGAAAATTTAAGTACTGCCGAAAAGGAAATAGAAAGGGCATTAAGACCGCTAAGCTTCGATGATTTTGCAGGACAACGTAAGGTAACAGAAAACCTTACTGTATTTGTGAAGGCAGCAGTACAGCGTGGCGAAGCACTTGATCATGTTTTGCTGCATGGCCCTCCGGGCTTGGGCAAAACTACATTAGCCAACATTATTGCAAACGAGCTTAACGTAAAAATAAAAGTTACGTCAGGGCCTGTACTTGACAAACCGGGCGACCTTGCAGGCTTGCTCACAAATTTGCAAGCCAACGATGTTTTGTTTATTGATGAGATTCACCGCTTAAGTCCTATTGTGGAAGAATATCTTTATTCTGCAATGGAAGATTATAAAATTGATATTATGATTGAAAGCGGACCTCACGCACGCTCTGTCCAGCTTAAAATAAATCCTTTTACACTCATCGGTGCTACTACCCGTTCGGGATTGCTTACATCACCATTGCGTGCACGGTTTGGTATCAACTCGCGACTTGAATATTACGATGCACGATTGTTACAAGACATTGTAATGCGCTCTGCATCTATTCTAAAATCTGCTATTGACGAAGAAGCGGCTTTTGAGATTGCCCGTAGAAGCCGTGGAACCCCTCGTATTGCTAATGCGCTGTTGAGGCGTATTCGAGATTTTGCTCAGATAAAAGGTAACGGAACCATAAATATTGAAATTGCACGCTACGGGCTTCAGGCACTCAATGTTGACATTGACGGTCTGGACGAAATGGACAACAGAATACTTAATGCCATTATAGAAAAATTTAAAGGTGGGCCTGTAGGGCTCAACACCATTGCTACCGCTGTTGGTGAAGAAGCCGGCACTATTGAAGAAGTGTATGAGCCTTTTTTAATAATGGAAGGTTTTTTAATGCGAACGCCACGAGGTCGTGAAGCAACAGAAAAAGCTTTTAAACATCTTGGCAAAAAGTCTTTAAAGCAGAAAGGCACATTGTTTGACTCTGAGTCTTAA
- a CDS encoding MFS transporter codes for MKAKATSLRSGISLAENATLRYIIFIALYFSQGIPEGITLFVIPAWMAMNGKSAVEIASYSAIVLIPTSMKILLAPMIEKYTYLPMGRRRPWLLFGQFGILCSVVSLSFIHNPLDNISIITTVVLFVHIFVMFQDIATDSLAIDIVPLEQQGKTNSFMWGAKTVGTSASFFFGSWLTNNYGFSDAVLLMSIPVLLIIFIPLLTRERKGEKLHPWSKGETSAATALISVDSWGKLFKSFKQVVMLRNVLLLLTTGFLLMAAIHFMRTMLPIFTIQELSWTNVYYSKIYSTSNLLGGIAGMIVGAFVIQRFGVIRLMQGSLILIVILAITMTMIPTLWSDTTFVCTYIALLCTFFTLTNIGILALAMQLCWKRISALQFTLCMTIYNLGLAAGAAFLGTMRVHFSWQVLFAVFAMMMIFVMIILMQIKTKKHSERIDQLEQQYLAVVQKEASLLTQ; via the coding sequence ATGAAAGCAAAAGCCACGAGCCTCCGCTCCGGCATCTCTCTTGCAGAGAATGCAACTTTGCGTTACATCATTTTTATTGCCTTGTATTTTTCGCAAGGTATTCCCGAAGGTATTACGTTATTTGTTATTCCTGCATGGATGGCCATGAATGGCAAAAGTGCAGTAGAGATTGCTTCATACAGTGCTATTGTACTTATTCCGACAAGTATGAAAATATTATTGGCTCCCATGATAGAAAAATACACCTACCTTCCAATGGGGCGCAGAAGACCGTGGCTTTTGTTCGGACAGTTTGGAATTTTATGCAGCGTAGTGTCACTTTCATTTATCCATAATCCACTCGATAATATTTCCATAATTACAACCGTAGTGCTTTTTGTACACATTTTTGTTATGTTTCAGGATATAGCAACTGATAGTCTGGCCATTGATATTGTTCCTTTAGAACAACAAGGCAAAACCAACAGTTTTATGTGGGGCGCAAAGACTGTCGGTACCTCGGCATCATTCTTTTTTGGCAGTTGGCTTACCAATAATTATGGATTTTCAGACGCAGTTTTGTTGATGTCAATACCTGTTTTGTTGATTATTTTTATTCCCCTATTGACAAGAGAGCGTAAAGGAGAAAAGTTACACCCCTGGTCAAAAGGAGAAACATCAGCAGCTACTGCTTTAATATCCGTTGACAGTTGGGGAAAACTGTTTAAATCTTTCAAACAGGTAGTGATGTTACGAAATGTATTGTTGCTGCTGACCACAGGTTTTCTATTGATGGCTGCTATTCACTTTATGAGGACGATGCTGCCGATTTTTACCATTCAGGAATTAAGTTGGACCAATGTTTATTATTCTAAAATTTATTCAACTTCAAATTTACTGGGTGGTATTGCAGGAATGATTGTTGGTGCTTTTGTGATTCAGAGGTTTGGTGTTATCCGATTGATGCAGGGCAGCCTTATTCTAATAGTTATTCTTGCCATAACGATGACTATGATTCCCACACTTTGGTCTGATACCACTTTTGTTTGCACCTACATTGCTTTACTGTGCACCTTTTTTACACTCACCAACATTGGCATCCTGGCATTGGCCATGCAGCTATGCTGGAAACGTATTTCGGCACTTCAATTCACTCTATGTATGACCATTTATAATTTAGGGCTGGCAGCAGGTGCAGCTTTTTTAGGAACAATGCGTGTACATTTTTCCTGGCAGGTGTTGTTTGCTGTATTTGCAATGATGATGATTTTTGTGATGATTATACTGATGCAGATTAAAACCAAAAAACATTCTGAAAGAATAGATCAGTTAGAGCAACAATATTTGGCAGTGGTGCAGAAAGAAGCAAGTCTGTTAACGCAATAA
- a CDS encoding ATP-binding protein — protein sequence MAVRSLNKIATTLAQVDLLKNLSAELIHLLSTISTSAPFKKGQTIFNSGDKANKIFFIEKGTISIVDTEVELLKQFTNDCFGEECILSDGVYPFSAVAADDVALLQINRQEFLAVISKHHDVFNSILIALYQKMYLQNRLKQEAFLQRLDKLNKELATAKNDVEVRTTELIKQEKLASLGLLSAGIAHELQNPLNFVNNFAELSGEMISDIKSTTSTSEKEALLREVAGNIDKIKQHGMRASRIIKRIVTFSRENKGDFELTNVNTICKEYVYLATAGIKSNILGFECNLVESYSEQLPMINTNAQDLGRVVLNIVNNAFYALNERKKNYPVNENYQPELQLITKNVNKKIYLHIKDNAMGIAPELQTKIFEPFVTTKPDGEGTGLGLSICRDIIQNLKGDINLISEIGKGTEFIITLPVE from the coding sequence ATGGCAGTCAGAAGCTTGAATAAAATTGCAACAACGTTAGCTCAAGTTGATCTTTTGAAAAATTTATCTGCTGAATTGATACATTTACTTTCTACCATCAGCACTTCTGCACCATTCAAAAAAGGCCAAACTATTTTCAACTCAGGTGATAAAGCAAATAAAATTTTTTTCATCGAGAAAGGTACCATTTCAATAGTTGATACCGAAGTTGAATTGTTAAAACAATTTACTAATGATTGTTTTGGTGAAGAATGTATTTTATCTGATGGAGTGTATCCGTTTTCGGCTGTTGCAGCAGATGATGTAGCCTTGTTACAAATAAACAGACAAGAATTTTTAGCTGTTATTTCCAAACATCATGATGTCTTTAATAGTATTTTGATTGCCCTGTATCAAAAAATGTATTTGCAAAATCGGTTAAAGCAAGAAGCATTTCTACAAAGGTTGGACAAACTAAACAAAGAATTGGCAACAGCAAAAAATGATGTAGAGGTCAGAACTACTGAGCTGATTAAACAGGAAAAATTAGCCTCTTTAGGTTTGTTATCTGCCGGCATTGCGCATGAATTGCAAAACCCGTTAAACTTTGTCAATAATTTTGCTGAACTGAGTGGAGAAATGATCAGTGATATAAAAAGCACAACCAGCACTTCAGAAAAGGAAGCATTGTTGCGCGAAGTTGCCGGTAATATTGACAAGATTAAACAACATGGCATGCGTGCCAGCCGCATCATTAAACGCATAGTTACCTTCAGCCGCGAAAATAAAGGTGATTTTGAACTTACCAATGTAAATACCATCTGTAAAGAATATGTCTATCTGGCAACAGCTGGTATAAAGTCAAACATATTGGGTTTTGAATGTAACCTTGTTGAAAGCTATAGCGAACAGCTGCCCATGATCAACACCAATGCTCAGGATCTTGGTCGTGTTGTTCTGAACATTGTAAATAATGCTTTTTATGCACTTAACGAAAGGAAAAAAAACTATCCTGTTAACGAAAATTATCAGCCGGAATTACAGCTAATCACAAAGAATGTAAATAAAAAAATTTATCTGCACATTAAAGACAATGCTATGGGCATTGCTCCAGAACTGCAAACAAAAATTTTTGAACCTTTTGTTACAACCAAACCTGACGGTGAAGGTACAGGGCTTGGTTTAAGTATCTGCAGAGATATCATCCAAAACCTGAAGGGCGACATCAATCTGATTTCCGAAATAGGAAAAGGAACGGAATTTATTATTACCTTACCTGTTGAATAA
- a CDS encoding T9SS type A sorting domain-containing protein — MLRKPTCPCLITGVNDLSPPDFKFRVYPNPVTNGVLNIGYLLPQSASGGKSGLFEMVDVTGKVVFKYTLPPWSNEQAFKLPDLANGVYNCVIWSDGKRVSRKVAVIRE; from the coding sequence ATACTACGCAAACCAACTTGCCCTTGTTTAATAACGGGTGTAAATGATTTATCACCACCCGATTTTAAATTTAGAGTATATCCTAATCCTGTAACTAACGGTGTGTTGAATATTGGTTATTTGCTGCCGCAATCCGCCAGTGGCGGAAAGAGCGGTTTGTTTGAGATGGTTGATGTAACAGGCAAGGTTGTTTTTAAATATACGCTGCCACCGTGGAGCAATGAGCAGGCTTTTAAGTTACCAGATTTAGCCAATGGGGTTTATAATTGTGTGATATGGAGTGATGGGAAGAGGGTGAGCAGAAAGGTGGCGGTGATAAGGGAATGA
- a CDS encoding CpsB/CapC family capsule biosynthesis tyrosine phosphatase: protein MFSFFKRKENNTAANFLAVKTDMHSHLIPGIDDGAKTIEDSLALIKELHSLGYTKLITTPHIMSDFYRNTPEIIMAGLEDVRKAVKAENIPVTIEAAAEYYLDDGFIHKLEEEKLLTIGNNNHLLFEISYVNAPDNLLQVIFRMQVLGYKPIMAHPERYPFWGNNFDFYGSLRDQGVLLQINVNSLAGYYGPDAKRTAEKLIEKEWVDLIGTDTHAIKHINALHKTVKEKSFKKLLEFNLLNKHL, encoded by the coding sequence ATGTTCTCCTTTTTTAAACGCAAAGAAAATAATACTGCAGCCAACTTTCTGGCAGTTAAAACCGATATGCATAGTCATCTTATTCCCGGAATTGATGACGGAGCTAAAACCATTGAAGACTCTCTTGCACTGATAAAAGAACTACATTCATTAGGTTATACAAAGCTCATTACTACACCGCACATCATGAGTGATTTTTATCGTAATACGCCCGAAATAATTATGGCAGGGCTTGAAGATGTGCGAAAGGCAGTAAAGGCAGAAAATATTCCTGTAACCATTGAGGCAGCAGCCGAATATTATCTTGACGATGGATTTATACATAAGCTAGAAGAAGAAAAGTTGTTGACCATTGGCAATAACAACCATCTGCTTTTTGAAATCAGCTATGTAAACGCACCCGATAATTTATTGCAAGTAATTTTCAGAATGCAGGTACTGGGCTACAAACCCATCATGGCACATCCTGAACGCTATCCGTTTTGGGGAAATAATTTTGATTTTTATGGCAGCCTCCGCGATCAGGGTGTGTTGCTGCAAATCAATGTTAACTCTCTTGCCGGCTACTACGGCCCCGATGCCAAACGTACTGCCGAAAAGCTGATTGAAAAAGAATGGGTAGATTTGATTGGCACCGATACACATGCTATTAAACACATCAATGCGCTACACAAAACAGTAAAAGAAAAATCTTTTAAAAAACTGCTGGAGTTTAATTTACTCAACAAGCATTTGTAA
- a CDS encoding YdeI/OmpD-associated family protein has protein sequence MSTKIADGILHEVTDDIQKALASQTDLVTKWNSLTPIQRNEWICWVTIVKKSETRVEHIERLIEDLQAGKRQPCCWPGCPHRNTNAAKWFKKPTK, from the coding sequence ATGAGTACAAAAATTGCTGACGGCATATTGCATGAAGTAACAGATGATATTCAGAAAGCTTTGGCATCACAAACCGATTTAGTAACAAAATGGAACAGCCTTACGCCTATACAGCGCAATGAATGGATTTGCTGGGTTACCATTGTGAAAAAAAGCGAAACAAGAGTAGAGCATATTGAACGACTGATTGAAGATCTGCAAGCCGGAAAAAGGCAACCTTGTTGCTGGCCGGGTTGTCCGCATAGAAACACCAATGCAGCCAAGTGGTTTAAGAAACCAACCAAATAA
- the queG gene encoding tRNA epoxyqueuosine(34) reductase QueG, with protein MNRSQTTAWVKTEALKLGFSHCGISKAGFLEEEAPRLEQWLKANMHGTMSYMERNFDKRLDPTKLVEGAKSVISLLFNYYPEKKQNPQAPQISKYAYGTDYHFVIKEKLYQLLELMRQHIGAIDGRVFVDSAPVLDRAWARKSGLGWIGKNNNLINPKSGSWYFIAELILDIELDADAPIKDYCGSCTKCIDACPTDAIVMPHVVDGSKCISYFTIELKNEIPVSFQNQFKNWMFGCDICQDVCPWNRFAKPHQHEELKANHELLEMNQNDWEELTEEIFKEKFKDSALNRTGFKGMMRNLDFLNQKK; from the coding sequence ATGAACCGAAGCCAGACAACAGCATGGGTTAAAACCGAAGCATTAAAGTTGGGCTTCTCACATTGCGGTATCTCTAAAGCTGGTTTTCTGGAAGAAGAAGCACCACGACTCGAACAGTGGCTTAAAGCAAACATGCATGGCACAATGTCGTACATGGAACGCAATTTCGACAAGCGTTTAGATCCAACTAAATTAGTTGAAGGAGCCAAGAGTGTCATCTCTTTACTTTTTAATTACTATCCGGAAAAAAAACAAAATCCACAGGCACCGCAAATTTCAAAATACGCCTATGGCACAGATTATCATTTTGTAATTAAAGAAAAACTGTATCAACTACTCGAACTCATGCGACAGCATATTGGAGCAATTGATGGACGTGTTTTTGTTGACTCTGCACCGGTATTAGACAGAGCATGGGCTCGCAAAAGTGGATTGGGATGGATTGGAAAAAATAATAATCTTATAAATCCAAAATCAGGCTCTTGGTATTTTATTGCAGAACTGATTCTTGATATTGAACTCGATGCCGATGCTCCAATAAAAGATTACTGTGGCTCTTGCACAAAATGTATTGATGCCTGCCCTACAGATGCTATTGTCATGCCTCATGTTGTTGATGGCAGTAAGTGTATTTCATATTTTACGATTGAATTAAAAAATGAAATTCCTGTGTCTTTCCAAAACCAATTTAAAAACTGGATGTTTGGCTGCGATATTTGTCAGGATGTATGTCCCTGGAATCGTTTTGCAAAACCCCATCAGCATGAAGAGCTAAAAGCAAATCATGAATTACTTGAGATGAATCAAAATGACTGGGAAGAACTAACAGAAGAAATTTTTAAAGAAAAATTTAAAGACTCTGCCTTAAACCGTACAGGCTTTAAAGGTATGATGCGAAACCTTGATTTTTTAAATCAGAAAAAATAA
- a CDS encoding dienelactone hydrolase family protein: protein MNRFKNILINGKHGKPVVADMFFNGNKDPMPVIIFAHGFKGFKDWGPYDMIAESFAHAGFVFIKFNFSFNGTTPDNPTEFADLEAFGQNNFTKELDDLDVLLDWLWQHPQKERFDLNTIYLAGHSRGGAISIIKASEDGRISKIASWASPIEFGKYISPQQLSLWQQAGVIYIENARTHQQMPLYYQLAEDAINNAQRINIHKAVKQLSIPHLIIHGTEDETVSFSDALVMHSWNTRACLTPIASANHSFGAEHPYAGQLLPPHYQQVVNETIAFFRA, encoded by the coding sequence ATGAACCGCTTTAAAAATATCCTCATCAATGGAAAACACGGCAAACCTGTTGTGGCCGATATGTTTTTCAATGGCAACAAAGACCCTATGCCTGTAATTATTTTTGCTCACGGCTTTAAGGGATTCAAAGACTGGGGACCGTATGATATGATTGCAGAATCGTTTGCTCATGCAGGATTTGTCTTTATCAAATTTAATTTTTCGTTTAACGGAACTACTCCCGATAACCCGACTGAGTTTGCAGACCTCGAAGCCTTCGGACAAAATAATTTTACCAAAGAATTAGATGACCTTGATGTTTTATTGGACTGGCTGTGGCAGCATCCGCAAAAAGAGCGTTTCGATTTAAATACTATTTATCTCGCAGGACACTCTCGCGGAGGAGCTATCTCAATAATCAAAGCTTCAGAAGATGGTCGTATCAGCAAGATTGCATCATGGGCATCGCCTATTGAGTTTGGTAAGTATATTTCTCCACAACAGCTTAGTTTGTGGCAGCAGGCAGGAGTCATTTATATTGAAAATGCACGAACCCATCAGCAAATGCCGCTCTACTATCAGCTTGCTGAAGATGCCATCAACAATGCGCAAAGAATAAATATTCATAAGGCAGTAAAACAGCTTTCAATACCTCATTTAATCATTCATGGAACAGAGGATGAAACAGTAAGTTTTAGTGATGCTTTAGTCATGCATTCATGGAATACACGAGCCTGTCTGACACCAATAGCCTCGGCAAACCATAGTTTTGGTGCCGAACATCCTTATGCCGGACAATTATTGCCACCTCATTATCAGCAAGTTGTAAACGAAACAATAGCGTTTTTCAGAGCCTGA